CGATCTATTTATATTACGTTCTATATCCTTACTGTGATTTCCTCTATCATTTTTACTAGCTATGAAATTAGAGTTTGCTTTAGATCTGCTTCTACTTCGTTCTCTATTGtcgtttttaattgttttctcTCTTTCATCTTTATGATGCTTATCCACATATCTATCATCTCTTTGTTGCCTGTCTCTTGCTTTATCTTGTTGTCTTTCCTTGTCATTGTCACCTTTATACTGTCTATCTCTGTCTACTTTATTGTGCCGATCCCTTCCCATGTTATCTTTATCTAGATCATATCTTTCTTGTTTCTCTAATTCCTTATTATTGCTGATTTGTCTATCAGTTTCTTTATGTTTCCTGTCTCTTTCTCCATCATCTCTGCTATGCTTCTTTTCCCTCTCATCTCTGTGTTGCCTATCTGTTTCTCTTTCATTTCTAGTTTTTCTGTTCTTATCTGTGTCATTACTATATTGCTTGCCTTTATCTTTCTCATCTCTGTTTAAGGTAGACCTTTCTCTATCATCTTTATATTGCTTATCCAACTCTCTATCTTGCCTGTCCATTTCTCTGCCATTTCTATATTGCCTATCCTTTTCTCTTTCATCTCTATGTTTCCTGTCCTTTTCTCTTTTATCATCCTGTTGTTTATCTCTGCGACTTTCACTTACATATTCTTTGTCTCTACTACTATGGTATCTTCTACCATTGCTTTGACTGTCTCCCTCATCTTTATCCTCTCTATGTCTTCCTCTAAACTGGTCTTCGACTCTTGAATTATTTTTTGAGTCATCATCAAAATATTGCACTCCTCTCCCTTTTCCAAGCCACCTCATTTTAGATACAGATTGTGAAAAGTCCACATGTATACGTCTATCATCAATCAACACATTatccattttaaaataagcaTCTTCACATGATTTCTtgttttcaaattcaataaaCGCATATTGAAGAGAGTTGCCAGACTTTTTGTCTCTTATCACTTCACAACTAACTATCTTACCAAAACGACTAAATATAATTTCTAGGTCTTCATCAGTTGTGACAGGGTTAAGTTTACAGACAAATAAGACATTTTCTGGTGGAGCAATATCAGCATCAGGTAAGTCACCAACTATTTCTAATATTGTGGCCCTAGCTTTAGCTTCTTTCTCTTCTATCATTTCCTGTATTTCCGCTGCGCTTTTTCCTTGAGTTTCATCAATATCTTCATCAGGGGCAATCCTGCCACCTTTAAGGCGTTCTGGGTTAGGTGAAGGTGACCTTGATGGAGCTCTCAAACCAGGTGGATCATTAAAAGGATCCTCAAGAACAACAGTGTGGGTTATTCTTACATCTCGATAAGGACGGTGAGATTCGTCACATATCACTTCATTCAATTTGGTTAACACTTCATGGCCTTCAGTGACTTCACCAATTACACAATGTGTACCATCTAATGAGTCTAAATCCGGCGCCAAAGTCAGGAAGAACTGGGAGCCCACCATCATATCATCAGTACAAACCATAGATAGTAAACCAGCACCGGAATGGCGAATTTTTGGCCTTTTCTCTCCAGAGAAAAACCGCTTTTCAGGCCCTTCTAAAATGCCCCATACGGACTGTCCACCTGATCCTTCTCCACTGGGGTCACCAGTTTGAGCGATGAATCCACTACGAATCGTGTGAAACAAGTTGAAATTGTAATATTTCATCTtgcaaagttttaaaaagttcaaacaTGTTACGGGACGCTGGTCTAAGTACAGGTCTACTGTTATATCTCCGAGTGTTGTTTCAATCACAACTGCCATTATGTCTTGTATTGAACAATCACCAcattactaaaaaaacaaaaatatatggtAAATATATGGTTTAAACTCCTACTTCTATTCAATCTTGATTTCTACAAGTTACGTTGACACATCGTTCATAACCTAACATTTTGACATTTTCACTCTCATTCACAGTCTATGGTAATTTAGCGTCGAAATCATAAAGCTGTTCCACACCCTTCAAACCGACAGAACGATTGACTTATCCCTGctttaaact
The sequence above is a segment of the Pararge aegeria chromosome 17, ilParAegt1.1, whole genome shotgun sequence genome. Coding sequences within it:
- the LOC120630888 gene encoding peptidyl-prolyl cis-trans isomerase sig-7, which encodes MAVVIETTLGDITVDLYLDQRPVTCLNFLKLCKMKYYNFNLFHTIRSGFIAQTGDPSGEGSGGQSVWGILEGPEKRFFSGEKRPKIRHSGAGLLSMVCTDDMMVGSQFFLTLAPDLDSLDGTHCVIGEVTEGHEVLTKLNEVICDESHRPYRDVRITHTVVLEDPFNDPPGLRAPSRSPSPNPERLKGGRIAPDEDIDETQGKSAAEIQEMIEEKEAKARATILEIVGDLPDADIAPPENVLFVCKLNPVTTDEDLEIIFSRFGKIVSCEVIRDKKSGNSLQYAFIEFENKKSCEDAYFKMDNVLIDDRRIHVDFSQSVSKMRWLGKGRGVQYFDDDSKNNSRVEDQFRGRHREDKDEGDSQSNGRRYHSSRDKEYVSESRRDKQQDDKREKDRKHRDEREKDRQYRNGREMDRQDRELDKQYKDDRERSTLNRDEKDKGKQYSNDTDKNRKTRNERETDRQHRDEREKKHSRDDGERDRKHKETDRQISNNKELEKQERYDLDKDNMGRDRHNKVDRDRQYKGDNDKERQQDKARDRQQRDDRYVDKHHKDEREKTIKNDNRERSRSRSKANSNFIASKNDRGNHSKDIERNINRSHRHRNDNIENETTDDHTSKSPTRRDKNKSDYKDSRDERKKEQTSNSQTHRDRRQNDESRYKDRSRESKMDKYRQDLEPKTPSPIIVDKNDKKSKQNNDKVISNKISNKKGTKTTKKKRKPSTSSDDSSDSSSSSSESSSSSESDNRKKKLKKKRKHSTSSSSSTSSSSSSSSSSDSSSESSSSSDSENGKKKHVRKNSKLTVKNTKKKV